The nucleotide sequence tcggGTCTATCGGATTTTTGAACAACTTAGCTATTGTAGACCATTCCGGGTAAATTCCATCCGCCAAATAATAACCCTTAGTAAACGTAAATTCGTTAACCGTATACGTACATGGTGGTGCTTCACCGGCTAATAACTCACTAAACAAGTCGGATTGATTTAGCACGTTGATATCATTGTTTGATCCGACAGTTCCAAAAAACGCGTGCCAAAACCATCCATCGTACGATGCTACCGCTTCAAGCATAATTGACGGGTAACCATGGTCACCTCGTGTATAATGACCCTTCCAACGTGCCGGACAATTACTCCAtctccaatgcatacaatcaatacttcCTAACATCCCCGAAAAACCATGTATTTGAGCATG is from Rutidosis leptorrhynchoides isolate AG116_Rl617_1_P2 chromosome 10, CSIRO_AGI_Rlap_v1, whole genome shotgun sequence and encodes:
- the LOC139870284 gene encoding uncharacterized protein gives rise to the protein MGEQTSYDCLNNFCKCIFHLYGPEYLRRPTAQDVQRLTTKHAQIHGFSGMLGSIDCMHWRWSNCPARWKGHYTRGDHGYPSIMLEAVASYDGWFWHAFFGTVGSNNDINVLNQSDLFSELLAGEAPPCTYTVNEFTFTKGYYLADGIYPEWSTIAKLFKNPIDPKQKKIQKVSRIGKKRY